The window ATTTTCAAAAATGACATAATTCACTAATATTCATCAGCGGAATTTTGAGTAGATGGGCTGGCAATGGCTTTGCCAGAGTCCGGCATTAATCCCAATCTACTAGTATAGCAATGACGAATTTTGTATTAAAAGCAGGCGTAGGAATCATCTAGAGATTCCGCATTTTACGTAATATTTCTGGTGGTATTCCTCTGCTCGGTAAAATTCCGGCGCTGGCTGAATGTGCGTGACTATTTTTTTGCCAAACTTGCCTGATGCATCGAGTCTTTCTTTGGATTCTTGGGCAGCTCTTTGCTGATCTGAATCATGGTAAAAAATCACGGAGCGGTACTGAGTTCCAATGTCTGGACCCTGTCGGTTTAGCTGTGTTGGGTCGTGTACGTTCCAAAATACATCCAGTAATTTTTCAAAAGAGACCTCACTAGGATCATATTCTACTTGGACTAGTTCTGCATGTCCTGTTTCATCAGTGCAAACGTCTTGGTATGTCGGATTTTTTGTATGTCCTCCGCCGTACCCTACCGCGGTTGACTTGACTCCGGGCGTGGTCCTAAAGATGTCTTCGACGCACCAAAAGCAGCCTGCACCAAATGTTGCCTTCATTATCCTGGTTATGTCATACCGCAATTAAAATGATGTTCCAATTACTTTTCGTACAGCCAGATCTGTATTTTAGTCAGTGGCAGGGTCAGATTGTCTGGGATTGTAATTAGCAGTCCTGAATTTTTGCCGACATTGTTGCACGTGCCGGAAAACCTCTGATAGTTTTTGCCAAAACATGCGCCGTCTGTATAATGGGTGAATTTGCCGTTTTTTGCATCATAGTTTGCTTGTTGCTGGATTGAATCAACAAAATAGACATCAAAGCCGACAGTACTGTCGTTTATCTTTACTGTATAGTCAAATGAGGCGCCGTCCTGTGAAGTACAAATTGGGATAAATTGTGAATAGCCGTACTTTAGCTGTTCTTGCTGTCGTGCATAGTCCTGCTTGCTTGGCTCAGGCGTGTACATTGTTATGTTTGGGTCCGGGCTTTGCTGCAGACCTGTAGCATACTCGATATAGTGTCGTACGGTGTCTGCGCCAAACCTTGCATAGTGCGGCTCCCAGGAATCACGGCAGTTTGTGTTGCTGTTTTTGACTAAAATGTAAGGCTTGTCATGGACGTACCTAATTTCATCGACATT of the Nitrososphaerota archaeon genome contains:
- the msrA gene encoding peptide-methionine (S)-S-oxide reductase MsrA, with product MKATFGAGCFWCVEDIFRTTPGVKSTAVGYGGGHTKNPTYQDVCTDETGHAELVQVEYDPSEVSFEKLLDVFWNVHDPTQLNRQGPDIGTQYRSVIFYHDSDQQRAAQESKERLDASGKFGKKIVTHIQPAPEFYRAEEYHQKYYVKCGISR